A portion of the Bacteroidales bacterium genome contains these proteins:
- the sufC gene encoding Fe-S cluster assembly ATPase SufC (part of SUF system involved in inserting iron-sulfur clusters into proteins; in Escherichia coli this protein forms a complex with SufBD; the SufBCD complex stimulates the cysteine desulfurase SufS in conjunction with SufE), giving the protein QLTGRSVNEGFSGGEKKRNEIFQMAVLEPRLAILDETDSGLDIDALRIVAKGVNKLRSPHNATILITHYQRLLDYIVPDFVHVLYNGRIVRSAGKELALELEKKGYEWIKEENEA; this is encoded by the coding sequence CAGCTTACAGGTCGGTCGGTAAATGAAGGATTCTCCGGCGGCGAAAAGAAACGGAACGAAATCTTTCAGATGGCTGTTCTTGAACCGCGCCTTGCCATTCTGGATGAAACGGATTCCGGCCTTGACATCGATGCTCTGCGCATTGTAGCCAAGGGTGTCAACAAACTGCGTTCGCCCCATAACGCAACCATCCTCATTACCCACTACCAGCGCCTCCTCGATTACATTGTGCCCGATTTCGTGCACGTGCTTTATAATGGCCGGATAGTCCGCAGTGCCGGCAAAGAACTGGCTCTTGAGCTCGAAAAAAAGGGATATGAATGGATTAAAGAAGAAAATGAGGCCTGA